CGCCGCTCCTCCTGTGTTATAGAAACTACagaacattttacaaaaaagTCAAGGCACTTGGGAGAGAATCAACAGTAACATGCTAATGAAGCAAGTTGACTTgttggaggcagagagggaagaaaactggaCCAAGGAGAGAAAAGGTGATATATTTCTGAGGGCTTGGAAGAGCCTACTCAATAAGATGGAGTTATTCGGGCAGAAGGAGCTGTAGCCTGGATTCAGCAATGAGGAAGAGAAGACATAGTGACCAGAATATCCATATTTCCCCCAGGCCTCTCAGAACCCCACCACCTTGAACATAAAGCAGCAGTCACCACGAAGTCTCTTAGGCAAAAATGTTGGTAATAAAATCCAAGAATCGCTTAGCATACTGCTCAGGATGGACGGTAGAGATCTCTGCCCCAGCCTGTGAGAGGAGGTATGGAACACAGTGTCaggccaccccacccctccccccaccctccatccccctccccacatgGCCATACCCAACACTTCACCCTTTTGCCACCCCACTGCTCTGGCACAAGAGGCTCTTTTCCAAGGAAGAGTCAGGGCAGGAAAGGAAAGGCCTCGTGGAACCCTCACCCCATGCTTGACAGTTTTGGCTGCATGAGCTGCTTTCTTCTTGGCGTCATACTGCGTCAGGATATCAATGAGGCCCATGAAATACACTTCCTTCTGGGGGGCCCCTGGAGAGAGTAACCACCAATGAAGAGCAAGTACAGTCCCAATTCCCTCTCCTCAGGAACCAGTCAGATCTGTTTCATGAAGCTAACCCACTCTCCACCCGACACCCCGGTCTCCGCCCCACAGGGACCACCTTCCCCACCTGTAACATTTCCAGGATCTCTCTTACCCTCTGCACTCCGGATGGCGTAGACATCAATGAAGGATTCAAActctccagggcccaggggccgATGGGAATGGATGTAGCCGCCAATACCCTCAGGGGAAGTGCCATAGGAGCCCACCAGAGTAGGAGGTCCAGTCAGGCCACAGTCCCCATCCCCTTCTGACTCCTCCTCCCGCAcaggcccctcctcctctggttCAGAGCCGCGAACTATGTCGTGTATGCCCAGCAGAAGGCTGTAGTCCATGATCTTCAGCTGTACTAGGAACTGAGACCCCACTGACAAATCAGATACCCTgatctcccttcccactcccaggTACCACCCTTATGCCCCCCTCTACCCTTGAATTTCTGGGGCCGTACTGAGCAAAGGAAGTATACAAATTGAGGGTTGGTAGTATACCACTGCCCTTCAGTACCTAAATGTCCTGGTGTCTAAGATCATCCTTTTAGCTCACTCCAGCGATCCCCTCCATGGGCCACCTCTAGGTGGTTTTCATGTCTCCTACCTAACTCCTTACCATGCAGGAAACCCAAAGGATAAAGAGAAGGGGGGGAATTCCCTCATATCATGAGTGGAGAGACAACTACCCTGAggagaacaaaaaaggaaacaaggtCATTTCCCACATCATCACCTCCACATCTCTCTTTAGCTTCTCTAGAAAtactttcttctcctcttcacCAATATAAACTTTTTGGTTCTTGTTGAGAAAATCCATATCCTTAAGGGTGGGCAATTCCTTAACCTGAGAATAAGTAAAGAGACATCTTAGGAATCTGCCCTTCCCTGAGGGTCCCAGAGAATCCTGCTCTATCCAGGGCTCTGTCTCTAACTCAGTGGTCTCCAGGGGGAGAGATCTTACAGCCCTTCTCCCACTGGACTCCACATAGGGATGCTGCCCCAGAGACTGTTCTCAAATCCAGCAGTCTTCCCGGATTCAGTCACTGCAGCTGTACCCCACAGCACATCCCACTACTTTCCGCTAATGGTTTTCATTGGGGCCCTCCATgctgacttttctttcttctcattaaGCAAAGCTAGCTGACTGAATAGGAGAGCCCAGAGTGAGGGATGGAGATTGAGCATTTTGCTCTTCATGTCTGACATCCTTATCCACCCCCAAACCTTCCACATGGAATAACCCTCCACAAAGCAGCTGTTCCCACTGCCCCATCCACACAATCCCTGGAGTGGCATAAGTTtacttccccccctcccccatcagggTTTAAGATAAGAACGAATAGCTGGTAATCCCTGCCTCTTTATCCGAACATCTCTTTCATcagccctcccccatccctcaccCTAAAATGAGTATCACCTTTTCCTTATCGCTGGCTTCCCGGGACACTAGGGAGCCCTGTGGAGAGACGCGAAGACCAAGTCAGTAGAAGTGGCTGAAAGAACAGTGAAGACGACTCCTGAGACGGCTACTCAAACCCAaaactttctttcctttaaaatgaatCATCCAGTGCGCTCCAAGGCCCTTCCCCACTCTCAGGCCGGTGGCCTTCCCCTCTGCCACAGCCGTCCTCTCCGTACCTTGAGGTCATACTTCCTGTGCACAGGGAGACGGTGGCTAAACATGTTGCGCATCACAAGCATGTAGCTGTCCTCATTGTCCACGCTGACCCGGTACATCCCTAGGAACTGGGGCAGCAGCGTGTTGCCATGACACTTCACAATGTACTGCGGCGGGAgggggggaggaatggggagaggcTGAGCGGTAGGTGCACAAACGGCCCAGAGACGGGCATTCGAACGCTGTCTTTCCAGAGTGAGCAGAAAACTTCAAGTAGAGAGGCTACGAGAAGGTCAAAGTGGCAGGAGCTTCCTAAAGATGCCCCTGGTTAACTGTGAAGTTTCTGAATCCTAATCTCCTCTGATTAATTCATTTGTGTAATGTCTCAGTTTTAAAGTATCTTCTCTCAGTTTCATATTTATCATTCTTTTGGATGAAGAATGTAGGTGTCATTATCTGTATTTTAGATGTTCTTTATATGAAAATGGTCACAGGGTTAGAAATTACTTCTGTTAATCAACAAATTGATTTTTATCTAGACCATTGTTTCTTGGTGCGCTAGATTCCTCTAGTAAAAATGTTTGCATGATGGTCTATAATTtggattcttaaaaaattattcctcTTTCAATGTTTCTGCCGCCCTTCCTCCGCACCCCAGTATTGCTGCATACTTCTCTTCCTAGCCAACCTTCTCGGAAAAGTAGTCAGCAATCAGTCTGCTTCCTTTCATTCACACCTCAAATCAGCCAAATCAAATATattccttcacttcctcctctgaAGTCTTTctactccttccttctcccccaaacCCCTCAGCTGCCAGACACAACGAGCATTCAGTCATTGTCATATGTAAACCGAATGGCACGTTCTCCTGCTGACTAGACCCTCCTTAAAACTCTTCGCCCTCAGTTCCCACTAGACCACTTCTCTGATTTCCCTCTGCTGTGTCCTCAAATCCTGTGTGGAATGGAGTAggacataaataattaaaattttccgTGGGCTCTTAAAAGTTgactttaaagaatattttctctaGTTGCTCCTCAAGGCTTTGTCCTCAACCTTCTTTTCATTTCACTCCATACTTCCCTTCAATAATGTTATCTAAGCTCCTgactttatttatcttttttaaagattttatttatttatctttagacagaggggaagggagggaaaaagggagggagagaaacattaatgtgtggttgcctctcacatgtcccctcctggggacctggcctgtaacccaggcatgtgccctgattgggaatcaaaccagcgaccctttggttcgcaggccagtgctcaattcactgagccacaccagccagggcctaaactCATGGCTTTAATTACCACCTCTTCACCTATAACTCTCAAACCTAGACTTCTACTCTGATCCTCTTTCTTGAACTCCATTTCCCAGCCACTTAATGGACACTGATATCTGGATGAACTGCAGATACCCCAAACTCAACATGTCTAAATTAGGTCTTCCTACAAAAACCCGTTTCTTCTTCTGCTTCCCAAGTGTTGGTGAATGGGCCTCCAGTtccccctgactgggaatttggAGTGTTTTTGCCTTAATCCCACAACTCTACCCTAAATCATCCTTTCCAGCTCCATCGCCATTGTTCCTCCAGGCCCTTGTCATTTCTCACCTGAACAATTATAATTACCCCCTATCTGGTACCTCCACTCCCAATATTCCCCCCTCTAATCCATTC
The sequence above is a segment of the Phyllostomus discolor isolate MPI-MPIP mPhyDis1 chromosome 2, mPhyDis1.pri.v3, whole genome shotgun sequence genome. Coding sequences within it:
- the PIP4K2C gene encoding phosphatidylinositol 5-phosphate 4-kinase type-2 gamma translates to MASSSAPPATVPASTAAPGQGFGFASKTKKKHFVQQKVKVFRAADPLVGVFLWGVAHSINELSQVPPPVMLLPDDFKASSKIKVNNHLFHRENLPSHFKFKEYCPQVFRNLRDRFGIDDQDYLVSLTRSPPSESEGSDGRFLISYDRTLVIKEVSSEDIADMHSNLSNYHQYIVKCHGNTLLPQFLGMYRVSVDNEDSYMLVMRNMFSHRLPVHRKYDLKGSLVSREASDKEKVKELPTLKDMDFLNKNQKVYIGEEEKKVFLEKLKRDVEFLVQLKIMDYSLLLGIHDIVRGSEPEEEGPVREEESEGDGDCGLTGPPTLVGSYGTSPEGIGGYIHSHRPLGPGEFESFIDVYAIRSAEGAPQKEVYFMGLIDILTQYDAKKKAAHAAKTVKHGAGAEISTVHPEQYAKRFLDFITNIFA